From the genome of Mya arenaria isolate MELC-2E11 chromosome 5, ASM2691426v1:
ATTTAAGGCATACGCTGTACACTTAATGTGGATGAATTATTTGAAAGGTTATAACTTGCTGAATGATAAACAAGTTATGGAAAAAGCAATCACGACTTTGCAGTTTTTCTCTCAAATGAATCGGATTTTAAATGACTTATTTTGCAGTTTGTTTTATGACCGTAAATCTTGTTTGTAAACATCTTGTTTCGGTATGTTAACAGGTTTAACCTTTCAATTAATGCCAAGAAAAAGGTCGACGCATCCAAAAGTCACATACTAGTACATCGCTTACTCGAAGCTCtacaaataaagtaaatatcTACACGTTGCTAACGGTCACTAACCGAAACTAACAAGGACTGTTCCCATGCTCGAAGCATCGcacaataaatatgataaaccgCTCTGGTATAGTCACACAATATTACGTAATGACACACGCATTGGAATGATGTTTGACCAAAATCTCGCGTCTATTTCATTGCATATTGTAGTATTTGCACatactttggaaaaaaaatatactacagGTATCACAAATAAGATACACTTTAAATtagaaacaatttaaattagaaacaaaaatatagtcGCTTATTCCACACAAAAATTGAACTACGGAAAATACTAGCGCTTGTAACACAACTCAAAGGACTAAGAAAGACAACCCAGTTAAGACCGTCACCAGTGAAGCGTACATGAGTTGCGCCCCGTTGCAGGAATCCGACTGACAGTAACACACTTCTCCGGTACTACTCATGAGTGTGCTACAGTCCAGAAAGTCTTTGTCCAGGTTTTCAACGGTAGAAGCATTCCAGCATGATCGAACCACCATTTCCGCCCCTGAAACACACACCAATAAGTGTCACATAGTGACGGTCACGTTATTACTTTATCTGTTTCAGACAGCTTAAAGATGCACATTTACTCCCGAATGAGATTTCCcacaattaaaaacattgtttcaatattccaaaaatgatcAATAAATGTCGAATACAATGCATCTTATGAAgtgagcataaaacacgatatttctaccttatgatacTACTGTAGACGAcggtaaatcttttagcattcaccaatcatttaatatttttgcgcttccttctattaaatacacagttacaatcttgttatcagtaattaatattttccataaatgcaatatttagtaagtaattaaaggtttaccacttaaaattgatgtttgttacacatgtgtatatattgattttgaatacgagtgtcactaCCGAACACTTGAAGTATATCAATATATGAAGCACCATAGCCGTTCAACCGTAGTTGACCTTTACTAGTTATTATTAAAGTCCTCCTTGCTAATGCAATCGACTGTTCCCGTGTATCTGGACTAGACAGAAGAGTACTATTTATGTAAACATGATGCCATGATGTAACATATATCTCAtactcggcaccccagcgtatcacaacctatatcatataggttatgttATGCTGGGATGCCGAGGATGCATATATCTAAACTCCAATACAAAGGGACATGTACTTACAAGTATGCAAAACGGTTGAAAATGAATTATCCAATAATTGGTTTAgatattacatgtttttttttttaaatttaatactcGCAATGACAAAATACACATAcgagtttatatataataaagacTTCATATAACCTGATactcaataattattatgatgAATTATGTAACATACTTTCTCATTTAAACATGACGACACTAAAATGTCCCTACCTTTGTGTGCATCCTGGGTGACCAACTTCCGGCAGGCAGCGGTGCCTCCCTCGCATGGGGCCTTGTACTTGTCACCGGCAGTGCCCGAGTACTTGAACTCCACCCCGCACTTAGGGTCTTCGTTGCTCGTGCAAGAGTAACATTCCAGGCTCTCAACTGAGGTGTAAAGTGCACGTGACAATACAATTATTTCTGCATTAGCTAAATCATTGAGTGATTATAACATGCGTATGAGCTATGTACAACATGCATGCCATTTACAACTTGCAAGCCAGGTGCAATGTGCAACCTAGGTGCAATGTACAACATGCACGCTAGGTGCAACGGGTCATCTAGTTGCAATGTGCAGGCTACGTTCAACGTGCAGGCTAGGTGCAACGTGCAACCTAGGTGCAATGTGCAGCCTACGAACAACGTGCAGGCTAGGTGCAACGTGCAACATAGGTGCAATGTGCAGGCTACGTACAACGTGCAGGCTACGTTCAACGTGCAGGCTAGGTGCAACGTGCAACCTAGGTGCAATGTGCAGGCTACGTACAACGTGCAGGCTACGTACAACGTGCAGGCTACGTACAACGTGCAGGCTACGTACCACGTGCAGGCTAGGAACAACGTGCAACCTAGGTGCAATGTGCAGGCTACGTACAGCGTGCAGGCTAGGTGCAACGTGCAACCTAGTTGCAATGTGCAGGCTACGTACAACGTGCAGGCTAGGTGCAACGTGCAACCTAGTTGCAATGTGCAGGCTACATACAACGTGCAGGCTAGGTGCAACGTGCAACCTAGGTGCAAGGTGCAGGCTAGGAACAACGTGCAGGCTAGGAACAATGTGCAAGCTAGGTGCAATGTGCAAGTAAGGTACAATGTGCAAACTTATAGGTACAACATGCAGGCTAGGTGCAATGTTTTGGCTTGTACTGTAGAGGCATGGCGGTAGCCACAACCTGGTTTTTGATTGAATATGCCCGTCTTGTTAGGTATATGGGCTAACATCAAGtgtcaagacaattaatatcaattacatttacattttttattgctATAGTAGACATAATGACATTAATTTGGCACCTTACCGATGCTTCGTGATAAATTAGACATTGGTTTTATAACTGAAACTCCAAACCATGAGTTTTGCATTAGCCATTTTAAGACATTGACACAGTACGATTTTTAACACGGCCTTTCAGCAAACTAGTTTGGTATATGTGGAACCCATGCAGAGAAGAATGGCAATTAATTGGATTGACTAAAATGTAACCGCCGTATACTTTGCTGAAAACATGGTGGTTGTTGGTCGAGTTATTGTAGTACGTCGCATTCGAAACGCCTCGGTCATTTTTCTCGTGACTTGGAAGTAAACCCCCATTAAACTTCTTGCACCCATGTATTCGTTGGAGTTACCACGCTTATATTTGTTTGGGACTTGATGGACATCAATACTATTGAAATTTGTAGGTTTTctggattgtttttatgttttcgagcctttttatagaaacatttttttcctttcatGGCAAACTGTGGTCATAGCTAATGTGCACACTGAAAGGTCATGAGCCATATCATAGTCGGATTTTCTGGACACTGCTACCTACTCTTTGGGTTAAAACCTCCACATTCAGTCCGTCTATGCATAAAGTTTGtgataaataacaacaaaacatcactgtacaattatttatttaagatagaATTACTTCAGTTATTGCATAATGCgtgatatttgatttatatgcATTAGAAATCCAACTGACAGGATAATCTTGGTCGACAGCAACAGTTTTTTAGAATCGTTTATCATAAAATGCCATACTTTTTGTaagtattaaatttaattaattatttcacaaatatgGCTGCTTTGCAGTTTcatttttatgcacattttgttttaaggcAACGTAAATTAAACCCTATTcgcatttaacattttaaaagaaaatatgtctAAACATGAACATATCTCAGATATATTACGTtcacacaaataaacaaaagggATATGCAATACTAGGATACAAATGCAGAGTATCCGACAGCAATAAGATATGTAAAATTAACCTAGAACTGACTCTTCTTTGAATGCAAATACTGTTGTTTAGTaaatgctttccggtggtttatagagatttatcagtgaaacgaaattgatatttcactgtttcaaacagcgCGCACAgagctgggacacaatttcaacgacgtcatttccgacaTGACGTTACGTGCGCATACAAATTGACgcgtttttatataaaaaaagtgaaattaagTGACTTTTAACTCCAATTAATGCAattaatgcatataataaaaagaaaaattgtttgtttcattgttagatagcaatatatttcaccccgtgaacaccaaaagtgaacattatatcttttggtgctcactcggtgaaatatagaacgatcttacactgaaacaaacacttatcctctatgtaattaaaacaattatattagaTGTTcagtttgtttatatgttgtgcTCCATTATCATCCTGTTGAAGGATAACACGTATATCTTGTCCTGGTAGTACAATGAAACATATCTGATCTAGCAAACCTCTTTATTCATCtgtaaacagtgtgtgtataccacgtgataaattacgtcatatatgctacgtcagaaggcaactttttgcttaaaatgaagacttaaaacaaagataactttagtTTGACTAtaccaatttaaatgaaacaaagcgcagtctatgccgcgtAAAGAGCCCCGGAGTTTGATTatgtgattagtttcatcaaacacttcaacaaacctgaTTCCAAAATTATGCTTTGACAGTGCTACGTCAGACGACCgtattgttaaaaggtttgtcgaagtgttttaagaaactcaactctcaatcaaactctggtaaaagatcaaaggcggggctccgtaagcggcgaaGACTGccctatgtttcatttaaaatggtgaagaaaaaagtgacgttatctttgttttaagtcttcattcgaagcaaaattttgccttccgacgtagcatttatgacgcaatttatcacgtggtatacacacactgttaatgTACAATTTGATATTGGGTAACATACGGCTGCGTTAACTTCGTCCTTCAAGCGTAACactgaatgaaaatatttcggctgcattcaaaatcaatattgttAATAGAAAGTCCTATATTCAAGTGCTCAAGTATCTACACTATCTGACATCTACTGAACTGGTAGTGGGGTAATGTACATCACTTGTAAACAATTACAATCGAGATTTAAACAAGGATTCACATCCCTGACGTAGATTACAGCAGTGAAGAAGTATTGATTACCAGTAATGGAGGTACAGCCACTAGAGCGGCCATATTGATTGGCTCTCctttaatgatattatataaacataatgagTATATGTACCCATGTTCACGATTTGCTCACAGATTGCATAATTTTGCTACTAAATGATTGAATATGGACCCACTAAACTAACGTTGCGTTTATATGCCCAACAGTTGCCCAGGGCTAAATTGCGCCTAAGTGGCAAAAATACACACGTGGGCAAATTTGCTCCTGTCAGAGGTGTTCCTTGAACGCGTTTTTATGGCGATGGAGAAAAGTGTCtgcatattttgattaaatgcCAATAGTTTGTGTAGAAAAAGTACATTAGAATTAATGATGAAGCTAATATAACTAACGCAAAATTATGATACTcatatatgtacaatgtatacCACTCTTTATTATGTTGGTAGTAATCTCgtgaaaaaacaataatgaattatgggtgtttttaaaaaaaaaatcatattgtcCAAAAACATTTACTGTTTGTGTTCATATTTGCTGCCCCCGATGACGAATTTAACTTCGTGAGTTTTTGCATTCATGCACATATTTGCCCCTGTGGTTTATTTGCCCACAGGGGCAAACTTGCCCGAGGCTTCATCTCGTCATATAAACGGCGTATATCAAGCACAACTTCTACCAGGCTGGTGCCCTAACCCCCAGTACATCGATTTCATTATACAGGTTTTATCACGTAGTTGAAAAGACAATGTTATTACAAAATGAAGGTCAATGTGCGCATGCAGTTCAATAGAGAAATAAGTATTCATAAAGCTTGATGACGATCTTGAGTGAATCCCATAGAAATTATCCCGGCATACATATCGTGATATTGATCTGGGTTTTTcattgttaaagaaaaaaaccgcatcttgaaataattatgttaatactGTTACAGTAGGTTTTCGTACGTTCTGGCATTAAGCTTACGATAGATAAGTTAATTTCCTGACTGTAACAACATTCAATGTATTATACATGAGCTTACCAAGTACCTGTAAACATCCGTCATTACTCAAAGCAATACTAAATGTATAATGGAAATTCCCGAGCTTGTCCGCTAATACGCAAAATGCATTCCTCATGAAAATTCTATTTAAATTAAAGCAACAAAACGCTAGTTTACCTTTCCTTGTGAGGTATATCACGGTCAAACATATCGCTAGGAAACTGTTATAAGACATCTcgatcattttgaaatatttccccGGAAGAAGCGACCTTGATATTTGAGTGAAGGTCGTATGAGGCCATGAAAAGATAATCTGTTCGTCCGCTAACAGTTTCCGTTCTGCGTGACTTAACAACTTGACAAAATACTTAATACGATTTTGCCTGGTTAATGTTCATCAGCTTAGCTCATGAATTTCTTGTTTGCTGCATctaagaaaaaaagagaaactAGAAACCTTTTGCCTGGCTATGAAGAGCTATGAATATGTTAGCTGAAACACACAATCGATTTTTGAGTCCTAAGTTATGCTAAGTGATGCCGGATCGCGCATATCAGTATGAGTTTATTAACGTTTTATTAGAATAATTCATTTATCTTGCTTTATATTGTCTGAGGGTACCAGTTTTTGGAATAATAGATAACacattatttgaatgattattttttcttgatttaatattcTGTTAACACTTTATGCTTTTTAATCAGCGAGATCTAGCTTTTATTGTAAACAGGAATTCTTATAGCAGTGTCGTAGCTACACTCAGGCAATACTCGGTGGTTTATTTGAGCATTTAACAATTTctatagctctaaaaataaGTCTTTTCGACTCACTTCATTTGCCacaatgtacacaaaccatCGACCAAAGATAccccagaatgcaggaaatccCTTCTTGCAAAAAAtatccaggggggggggggggggggcggggagCATACCTCAGGACCCCCATAGATCGTTTTGCCTCAGTGTTGTTTTAAGTCTGGCTACGGCACTGTATAGGTATTCATATTGGTTTTGTACTTTATTTGCTTTGTGTGTCGAAAATATCCTGCGAGCATCATAATGAATGTGAACATATCGTTCAAGTCGGCTCGTTGTATAGACATTACTAGAAACCCCATTTCTGATTCGCTTCATATTAAGTTTTATCTCTTCGTTATTTTATCTGATGACATTGAGCcacataattatttgtttactttttgtaaaatatcaattcatgtTTGTGCGAGTTATGCCTAGGTCCGGGGGCATGGTCCGGGGGCATACTGGAGATAGCGGgaaaaatgggccgtgttttaaccttctAGCTGGCCCCGTAGTgtcgagtgaatgcggtggttttgttttcgcgtcGAAAAGACCGGCGAATGGGCCGTGGCCTTTTCCGGGAAATATCCATAAACGATTCGACTAACGGGATTTGTCGTAAATGACCATCAATATGAAGTAAACACAAAACGTATGCTTAAAGTATGTACATTATAATAGGCCTTACCGAGGATGTCCCCGGGATGCGGGGGCATGTGGCGGGGATGTCCCCGATATTCCTcagacctgggggccgtggtaacaattgactggtgcattaatcagtaacaaatataatacacaCCAACAATGTTTCATGGTAACaaacttattattaattttcacacttgtcttttaaagaaacatttttatttattcagctccagcaaaaaacaacaacaacacgacAGTGCAATTAAACAGCACTTAAACTAAATTAGTGTTGCAATATTTCAGAAATTACAGCAAACCATGAATAAATCATGACCGCAgctacaataaaatatatcatatgattatgatgattattttatcatattttcgTCTGTGGGTACAGGAGCAATAAATAGCTTATTCCCAAATTGCATACATAAATATTCGAGTATAAACACTGGTATACTTTGGAATCGCAACTAAGAAAGTACGCCCCTTCCCCAAGGAAAGGAACAATACATGGTGTTAATGAATTAAATGGGATTGAGGACATTCCAAATGGACGATGTAATTAAGACCATTATCATTGATGCATACATAAGTGTCTTAGAAATTTAAAACGAGGATTTGTCTGTAATAatccaaaatgaaaataaataaggtaAAACGGTTGTTTTCTTTGAAGTATCACTTGCGTGGTTATGTTTCACTATACATGCACGCACATATATATCGGTACTTTCTGTATATGGCCCCATTCCAACTTTGAAAAACAGTATCAGAAAGTATATCACAAAATGCTTTCTCAGCATATTTGTTCCACACCAGCACAGGGAATCGATCCAGTGACCGCAAGCCAGCTAAAACGAGGCGCCAGGGAATAAAACTACCAAACACCAGCTCTTAATTCTGAGAAAGCCTCAAGTTACCGCAATTGAACatcaattatacatgtatgcgttCATAATGTGTATTAATACTTTGAAGCTCGCCTGAACAAATATGAAGTCAGATCATAAAAACGCTGCATACGTATAATGAGTTCTTATTATCGTGGCCGAATTCCGCAATTTCGATTTGAAGTGGCTTGGCGAAAATACGCCAAGTGGCAGTGCGAAATTACGCCAAACGTCGTATTTCAGTCCTTCAGTTGGCCTTTTTCGTAGTCAAATTGGCGAGCATACGAAActataaaatgacataaatcaaCCACCAATATTCGTAATGGTTTAGGTGTCAGGCATCTCACACAGCTGTGGCGGGATTGACATCCACCGCCCAGAAGCTCAGATGAATAGAAGAAGCCTGAAAGAAGGGCCACACGGTAGAATATACACGTGGGAATTTCACAGGAGAGAGGGTCTATATGTCACCTTCCCCAATCTTCAACTTGTTATAtgtaaacgtttgtttttttgctaaaatggTGCTTATAAATACTTCCACAACCAATAATGAAGGAACTGAATCCACGTACTGTGCATGGTAATGTTCGATGGACATACATAAACTCAGTAAGGTCGTACTGACTTGTATAATAAGCCAGTCGAGCACGTTTTGCCATGGAGGTATCTCTTGCTTCCTTTCCGAATATTTGGCAAATGTTTGTAATCTTGTTTAGATGCATTTGCATGTTGGTAGGAACAAAGAAGAAATTCGTGTTTTCGTCCGACATGTGCTCAACCATATCTTCGACGTTTGGACTAGTATTATTTCTCATGCTTATAAAAGAAGGTAACATCTATGGATATAATACtctcttttttcttctttgtaCCAAACTCTAATATACCTTATAGCAAACGTTACTtttcaaagtaaacaacaacaacaacaaagaatgaaaaaaagaatCCAAGAAACATATAGAAAGCTCGTGCTCGTTCTCTTATTAAGCGTATCTACCGCAAAAAACATCATTCATTACGCTCACGACTGTCAATTGATTGAATTTCTATACTTTTTCTTAtggtttaaaacattcaaatgctATGAATCATTAACAGTAATTATTGGATCAGTCAACATTTTTGCTAACTCTGACCAAACCAAAGAACTAActagttttataaaattgactGCTGATAATTTCATGACCTTAAATGCATGACAATAATATATCGGTGTTCTGAACTATCTGAAtgcaatttgaattttattcctTGTAGGGGCGGGGCTCGAGTGTTATCAGTGTTCGAGCTTGACGGACCCAAAGTGTGGAGTTGAGTGGGAAGTGGAGGGAGCCACCACCCACCGCGTGCAGTGTCCGCAGGCCGCAACTGCATGCCAGAAAATCGTCAGTGAAATTCAAGGTTAGTCATTATCAAGGCATGTTctgttgaaaatgaaaactattcTTCCACAGGAAAATTATATCCACTTGAAAGAACCCATGTAACGACCAGTAGATCAGTTAGCCAGGTAGCCAAACTTGAAAAGGGGTAGGACACCAGGCTCTTAAGATCGTCAATCTAATACAAGGTATGTCACCGAGGCCAGCAATATTTGACATTATATCATGGCGGACTGAATACCATCATTGTAGTATAAGGTAGGTCATTGCGGCCAGaaaattgtcattaaaatacaagGAAAATCACCGTGGTCAGTGTATTGTTACTGTTATACAAGGAAGGTCACCGTGGTCAGTATATTGTCACTGTTGTACAAGGAAGGTCACTGTGGTCAGTATATCGTCACTGTTATACAAGGAAGGTCACCACGGTCAGTATATCGTCACTGTTATACAAGGAAGGTCACCGTGGTCAGCATATTGTCACTGTTGTACAAGGAAGGTCACCGTGGTCAGTATATCGTCACTGTTATACAAGGAAGGTCACCACGGTCAGTATATCGTCACTGTTATACAAGGAAGGTCACCGTGGTCAGTATATCGTCACTGTTATACAAAGGAGGTCACCGTGGTCAGTATATCGTCACTGTTGTACAAGGAAGGTCACCGTGGTCAGTATATCGTCACTGTTATACAAAGGAGGTCACCGTGGTCAGTTGATCGTCACTGTTGTACAAGGAAGGTCACCGTGGTCAGTATATCGTCACTGTTATACAAGGGAGGTCACCGTGGTCAGTATATCGTCACTGTTGTACAAGGAAGGTCACCTCGGTCAGTATATCGTCACTGTTATAAAAGGAAGGTCAACGTGGTCAGTATATCGTCACTGTTATACAAGGGAGGTCACCGTGGTCAGTATATCGTCACTGTTATAAAAGGAAGGTCAACGTGGTCAGCATATCGTCACTGTTATATAAGGAAGGTCACCGTGGTCAGTATATCGTCACTGTTGTACAAGGAAGGTCACTGTGATCAGTATATTGTCACTGTTATATAAGGAAGGTCACCTCGGTCAGTATATCGTCACTGTTATACAAGGAAGGTCACCGTGGTCAGTATATCGTCACTGTTATATAAGGAAGGTCACCGTAGTGAGCATATCGTCACTGTTGTACAAGGAAGGTCACCGTGGTCAGTATATCGTCACTGTTATACAAGGGAGGTCACCGTGGTCAGTATATCGTCACTGTTATAAAAGGAAGGTCAACGTGGTCAGTATATCGTCACTGTTATATAAGGAAGGTCACCGTGGTCAGTATATCGTCACTGTTGTACAAGGAAGGTCACTGTGATCAGTATATTGTCACTGTTATATAAGGAAGGTCACCTCGGTCAGTATATCGTCACTGTTATACAAGGAAGGTCACCGTGGTCAGTATATCGTCACTGTTATATAAGGAAGGTCACCGTGGTGAGCATATCGTCACTGTTGTACAAGGAAGGTCACCGTGGTCAGTATATCGTCACTGTTGTACAAGGAAGGTCACCTCGGTCAGTATATCGTCACTGTTATATAAGGAAGGTCACCGTGGTCAGTATATCGTCACTGTTATATAAGGAGGGTCAACGGGGTCAGCATATCGTCAATGTTATACAAGAAAGGTCACTTCGGTCAGTATTTCGTCACTGTTGTACAAGGAAGGTCACCTCGGTCAGTATATCGTCACTGTTGTATAAGAAAGGTCACCGTGGTCAGTATATCGTCACTGTTATACAAGGAAAGGTCACCTCGGTCAGTATATCGTCACTGTTGTACAAGGAAGGTCACCGTGGTCAGTATATCGTCACTGTTATACAAGAAAGGTCACCGTGGTCAGCATATCGTCACTGTTATATAAGGAAGGTCACCGTGGTCAGTATATCATCACTGTTATATAAGGAAGGTCACCGTGGTCAGTATATCGTCACTGTTATATAAAGAGGGTCAACGGGGTCAGCATATCGTCACTGTTATACAAGAAAGGTCACCGTGGTCAGCATATCGTCACTGTTATATAAGTCGTCACCGTGGTGAGCATATCGTCACTGTTGTACAAGAAAGGTCACCGTGGTCAGTATATCGTCACTGTTATATAAGGAAGGTCACCGTGGTGAGCATATCGTCACTGTTATACAAGGGAGGTCACCGTGGTCAGTATATCGTCACTGTTGAATAAGGAAGGTCACCGTGGTCAGTATATCGTCACTGTTGTACAAGGAAGGTCACCGTGGTCAGTATATCGTCACTGTTATACAAGGAAGGTCACCACGGTCAGTATATCGTCACTGTTATACAAGGAAGGTCACCGTGGTCAGTATATCGTCA
Proteins encoded in this window:
- the LOC128236267 gene encoding protein quiver-like translates to MIEMSYNSFLAICLTVIYLTRKVESLECYSCTSNEDPKCGVEFKYSGTAGDKYKAPCEGGTAACRKLVTQDAHKGAEMVVRSCWNASTVENLDKDFLDCSTLMSSTGEVCYCQSDSCNGAQLMYASLVTVLTGLSFLVL
- the LOC128234310 gene encoding protein quiver-like, whose protein sequence is MEVSLASFPNIWQMFVILFRCICMLVGTKKKFVFSSDMCSTISSTFGLVLFLMLIKEGAGLECYQCSSLTDPKCGVEWEVEGATTHRVQCPQAATACQKIVSEIQGSGEQHVYRLCWEQATLEPYTHIGCVEDEIRGGHVCRCLGDACNSAHVLHGDWILAGFGLVSSIAFMKVRIV